Proteins found in one Amphiprion ocellaris isolate individual 3 ecotype Okinawa chromosome 22, ASM2253959v1, whole genome shotgun sequence genomic segment:
- the nktr gene encoding NK-tumor recognition protein isoform X5 — MGVKDRPQCYFDVELNREPVGRIVFQLFSDVCPKTSKNFLCLCTGERGIGKITGKKLCYKGSTFHRVVKNFMIQGGDFTEGNGRGGESIYGGYFEDENFTLKHDRAFLLSMANRGKDTNGSQFFITTKMAPHLDGVHVVFGLVISGFEVIKKIEGLKTDSASRPYADVRVMDCGQLIIKSANDVLEGKRKRASHSADSSLNSHDSSSQLSTSMESESESDEKHKHYKHKRQAKSKRSKRKRRESKKEKNMDVLPSTQCPVEREMLEGENEIEEEKEQGGKREKPVVRPEEIPPVPENRFLLRRGMPAQEDKTEIVEKEEVTLSADQKPAVSKSGRKIRGRGTIRYHTPTRSKSRSASVEERGSSETPPHWKEEMKRTHIYQPPSMEKWSKGDKLNDHSSSRWDNRSDSAWSRSAEHSSDCSSERSSQHRQQKKDKKKAKHKKKSKHKKKAKKKSLKSKLQESYLSDGERSVSSGRKSRRSRSPTHSSSNLHHSSTRRRRRSLSLRDSRSYSRSYTSSQSRSQGRSRSYSRSRSLSRSRSRSYTRSRSHSYSKSRSRSRSRSRYRSRSLSPSRKRSLSRSPKTRKTGKPKPDVMSNAPEKLPESKVTPVPRLPTVPAPESVPVIPLSDSPPPSRWKPGQKPWKPSYIHIQEIKAKVAPSIVSSTGQAVDGVTEKAQTSVSPKALPADSESSKAHKAARCSRSRSSRSRSYSRSYSRSRSRSYSRSRSRSAHHYKSRSSSYSRSDSENSQKTSSNKNNSLDKEWKEYYSSLKRIKNLDKYISLTSSQDAHSTSENRTGSERSPDISVSRRSESMEKVKEKSSSRDAETKQCNSVPAESFNRSEWDSDSDKVSQSNSAVPLKKQKQAAQSSGSLHKKLSAGTGWNSESDSENITAKALAISEKEEGEASSESDYETSRKTSEAVNAPGITGLSGKSPEKAAEPEKHKSKKKGKRKHKRKRRGENKSSSHHSKDKGKKSKRKHQKLKETFHWQPPLEFGEEEEEDESKREKHSPIRAVKRNLGVDTRNKSDQDLTCLNKNPTKEEERGQQRAKDRINKNAKHTESNQESSNRNSASSSNLSSIKEQESLDDMDICTPEHDAETVEPPDTHDSGLTLKSTSKSSDTARYDSALPHSKEQSAVAFTTTAGGLQDEATAGRPTAAVINLKWRPLKGMSALQNLSVPPVTVKNIQNQESQTLNPQGVRMEIKSKSRVRPGSLFDEVRKTARLNQRPRNQESSSEERSPSVGKTTRSPKKSRSVSRKSRSVSSHRSRSRGWSHSYSRSRSRSRSSSFSSRSRSRSRRRRGRGRSRSRSSTYRSYRSHRTYSRSHSRSRSYNRRRRSSGNVFSPYFSILASMLLKQVRVVRQLFQSESECEQETRA, encoded by the exons ATGGGGGTGAAAGACCGCCCTCAGTGTTACTTTGATGTGGAGCTCAACCGGGAGCCAG ttgggCGCATAGTCTTTCAACTTTTCTCGGATGTTTGTCCCAAGACAAGCAAAAACTTTCTCTGTTTGTGCACTG GTGAAAGGGGAATTGggaaaatcacaggaaaaaagctGTGCTACAAAGGCTCCACATTTCATAGAGTTGTAAAAAACTTTATGATTCAGGGAGGCGACTTCACCGAAG GaaatggaagaggaggagagtcCATATATGGCGGCTACTTTGAAG ATGAGAACTTCACTCTCAAACACGACAGAGCCTTCCTATTGTCGATGGCCAACCGTGGGAAGGACACTAACGGTTCACAGTTTTTCAT CACCACTAAGATGGCACCTCACCTAGACGG AGTCCACGTCGTCTTTGGTCTAGTCATCTCCGGCTTTGAAGTGATAAAGAAGATTGAGGGGCTAAAGACTGATTCAGCTAGCAGACCCTATGCTGATGTGAGAGTGATGGACTGTGGACAGCTGATCATCAAGTCTGCCAATGATG TGCTTGAAGGCAAACGGAAAAGAGCCTCCCATTCTGCTGACTCGTCCCTCAACTCTCATGACTCGTCCTCTCAGTTGTCCACTTCAATGGAGTCTGAAAGTGAATCGGATGAAAAGCACAAACATTACAAGCACAAGAGACAAGCAAAGAGTAAACGCTCTAAAAGGAAAAGAAGGGAAtcaaagaaggagaagaacatGGATGTTTTGCCTTCGACGCAGTG TCCTGTGGAAAGAGAGATGCTGGAGGGAGAGAATGAAatagaagaagagaaggagcaGGGTGGCAAGAGAGAGAAGCCTGTTGTTCGGCCAGAGGAAATCCCACCAGTGCCAGAGAATCGCTTCCTGCTGCGGCGGGGTATGCCAGCTCAGGaagataaaacagaaat AGTCGAGAAAGAAGAAGTTACTCTTTCAGCTGACCAGAAACCAGCAGTGTCGAAGTCTGGACGGAAGATAAGAGGCAGAGGAACAATC AGATATCACACTCCCACAAGGTCTAAATCACGCTCTGCATCTGTGGAGGAGCGTGGAAGCAGTGAAACTCCACCACACTGGAAGGAAGAAATGAAGAGAACTCACATTTATCAACCCCCGAGCATGGAGAAGTGGAGCAAAGGAGACAA ATTGAATGACCATTCCTCAAGCAGATGGGACAACAGAAGTGACTCTGCATGGTCCCGGTCTGCTGAACACTCCTCAGACTGCAGCTCTGAGAGATCCAGCCAGCATCGCcagcagaaaaaagacaagaagaaagccaaacacaagaagaaatccaaacacaaaaagaaggcCAAGAAGAAGAGTTTGAAGAGCAAACTTCAAGAATCTTACCTCTCAGATGGTGAAAGGTCAGTGTCTTCAGGAAGAAAGTCTAGAAGGTCCCGTTCTCCAACTCATTCTTCTTCTAATCTGCATCATTCGTCAACCAGAAGGAGACGGCGGTCACTGTCTCTCAGAGACTCACGGTCTTACTCTAGGTCCTACACATCCAGTCAGTCCAGATCTCAAGGGAGGTCCAGGTCTTACTCAAGATCCAGAAGCCTTTCCAGGTCTAGAAGTCGATCTTATACTAGATCTAGATCTCACTCTTATTCGAAATCCCGGTCAAGATCCAGGTCAAGGTCCAGGTACAGATCAAGATCATTGTCACCATCCAGAAAAAGGAGTTTATCTAGATCTccaaagacaagaaaaacaggCAAGCCCAAACCAGACGTTATGAGCAATGCTCCTGAGAAGCTTCCAGAGAGCAAAGTTACACCTGTCCCCAGACTGCCAACAGTCCCAGCTCCTGAAAGTGTCCCTGTCATCCCTCTGAGCGACAGTCCTCCTCCATCACGCTGGAAACCAGGTCAAAAACCCTGGAAGCCCTCCTACATCCATATTCAGGAAATTAAAGCTAAAGTAGCCCCTAGTATCGTTTCTTCTACTGGACAAGCAGTTGACGGTGttacagaaaaagctcagactTCTGTTTCACCAAAGGCTCTGCCGGCTGATTCTGAAAGCAGCAAAGCACACAAAGCTGCACGATGCTCACGTAGCAGGTCATCCAGAAGCAGGTCTTACAGCCGTTCGTATAGCCGGTCAAGGAGTAGAAGTTAcagcaggtccaggtccagatcTGCCCATCATTACAAGAGCAGGTCGTCCTCCTACAGCAGGTCAGACTCTGAAAACTCCCAGAAAACAAGTAGCAACAAGAATAATTCATTAGACAAGGAATGGAAAGAGTACTACAGTTCTCTGAAGAGGATAAAAAATTTAGATAAGTACATTTCACTCACCAGTAGTCAAGATGCTCACTCCACATCAGAGAACAGGACAGGCAGTGAGCGTAGTCCCGATATCAGTGTCTCAAGGAGAAGTGAGTCTATGGAGAAAGTAAAAGAGAAAAGCAGCTCAAGGGATGCTGAGACAAAACAGTGTAATTCAGTGCCCGCTGAGAGCTTTAATAGGTCTGAATGGGATAGTGACAGTGATAAAGTGAGCCAAAGCAACAGTGctgttccattaaaaaaacagaagcaagcTGCACAGTCCAGTGGAAGCCTTCACAAGAAGTTGTCTGCTGGTACTGGATGGAATTCAGAAAGTGATTCTGAAAATATAACAGCCAAGGCATTAGCAATatctgaaaaagaagaaggggAGGCTAGTTCAGAGTCTGATTACGAGACTTCCAGAAAGACATCAGAGGCAGTTAACGCTCCAGGAATCACTGGTCTGTCAGGGAAAAGTCCTGAGAAGGCTGCAGAGCCAGAGAAACACAAGAGTAAGAAGAAAGGTAAGCGTAAACATAAACGTAAGAGGAGAGGTGAGAATAAATCCAGTTCCCATCACAGTAAGGACAAAGGAAAGAAATCTAAGAGAAAACATCAGAAGCTGAAGGAGACTTTTCACTGGCAGCCACCTTTAGAGTttggagaagaagaggaagaagatgaatcCAAAAGGGAGAAACATAGTCCCATTAGAGCTGTTAAACGAAATCTTGGTGTAGATACCAGGAATAAAAGTGACCAAGATTTAACCTGTTTAAACAAGAATCCTacgaaagaagaagaaaggggaCAACAGAGGGCAAAAGATCGTatcaacaaaaatgcaaaacacaccGAATCTAATCAAGAATCATCCAACAGGAACAGTGCTAGCAGTTCTAACTTGTCGAGCATCAAAGAGCAAGAGTCATTGGATGATATGGATATTTGTACCCCGGAGCATGACGCCGAAACTGTTGAACCCCCAGACACACATGATTCTGGTTTAACCCTAAAATCTACCTCAAAGTCTTCAGATACGGCACGTTATGATAGTGCTTTACCTCATAGCAAGGAACAGTCCGCTGTTGCTTTCACAACAACAGCTGGCGGACTACAAGATGAAGCAACCGCTGGCAGACCTACTGCCgctgtaattaatttaaaatggaGGCCACTGAAAGGAATGTCAGCGCTACAGAATCTAAGCGTGCCACCTGTCACtgtgaaaaacatccaaaatcaaGAGAGCCAGACCCTCAACCCACAGGGAGTGAGAATGGAGATAAAAAGTAAAAGCCGGGTCCGACCGGGATCTCTGTTCGATGAGGTTCGTAAGACTGCACGGCTCAACCAGAGGCCAAGAAACCAGGAGAGCTCAAGCGAGGAAAGATCTCCCTCCGTGGGAAAGACCACACGATCCCCAAAGAAGTCCAGGTCTGTTTCCAGAAAGTCTCGCTCTGTTTCCAGTCACCGGTCACGCTCCAGAGGGTGGTCGCACTCCTACAGCAGGTCCAGAAGTAGATCCCGcagctccagcttctcctccag GAGTCGTAGCAGGAGTCGGAGGAGACGAGGGAGAGGACGATCTCGCTCTCGCAGCAGCACATATCGAAGTTACAGGAGTCACAG GACGTACAGTAGAAGTCATTCCAGAAGTCGCTCATATAATCGCCGAAGGAGGTCCAG TGGTAATGTGTTTTCACCATATTTCAGTATTTTGGCCAGTATGCTCCTTAAACAG GTCAGAGTCGTACGACAGCTATTCCAGTCGGAGTCGGAGTGTGAGCAGGAGACGAGGGCGTAG
- the nktr gene encoding NK-tumor recognition protein isoform X3 translates to MGVKDRPQCYFDVELNREPVGRIVFQLFSDVCPKTSKNFLCLCTGERGIGKITGKKLCYKGSTFHRVVKNFMIQGGDFTEGNGRGGESIYGGYFEDENFTLKHDRAFLLSMANRGKDTNGSQFFITTKMAPHLDGVHVVFGLVISGFEVIKKIEGLKTDSASRPYADVRVMDCGQLIIKSANDVLEGKRKRASHSADSSLNSHDSSSQLSTSMESESESDEKHKHYKHKRQAKSKRSKRKRRESKKEKNMDVLPSTQCPVEREMLEGENEIEEEKEQGGKREKPVVRPEEIPPVPENRFLLRRGMPAQEDKTEIVEKEEVTLSADQKPAVSKSGRKIRGRGTIRYHTPTRSKSRSASVEERGSSETPPHWKEEMKRTHIYQPPSMEKWSKGDKWDNRSDSAWSRSAEHSSDCSSERSSQHRQQKKDKKKAKHKKKSKHKKKAKKKSLKSKLQESYLSDGERSVSSGRKSRRSRSPTHSSSNLHHSSTRRRRRSLSLRDSRSYSRSYTSSQSRSQGRSRSYSRSRSLSRSRSRSYTRSRSHSYSKSRSRSRSRSRYRSRSLSPSRKRSLSRSPKTRKTGKPKPDVMSNAPEKLPESKVTPVPRLPTVPAPESVPVIPLSDSPPPSRWKPGQKPWKPSYIHIQEIKAKVAPSIVSSTGQAVDGVTEKAQTSVSPKALPADSESSKAHKAARCSRSRSSRSRSYSRSYSRSRSRSYSRSRSRSAHHYKSRSSSYSRSDSENSQKTSSNKNNSLDKEWKEYYSSLKRIKNLDKYISLTSSQDAHSTSENRTGSERSPDISVSRRSESMEKVKEKSSSRDAETKQCNSVPAESFNRSEWDSDSDKVSQSNSAVPLKKQKQAAQSSGSLHKKLSAGTGWNSESDSENITAKALAISEKEEGEASSESDYETSRKTSEAVNAPGITGLSGKSPEKAAEPEKHKSKKKGKRKHKRKRRGENKSSSHHSKDKGKKSKRKHQKLKETFHWQPPLEFGEEEEEDESKREKHSPIRAVKRNLGVDTRNKSDQDLTCLNKNPTKEEERGQQRAKDRINKNAKHTESNQESSNRNSASSSNLSSIKEQESLDDMDICTPEHDAETVEPPDTHDSGLTLKSTSKSSDTARYDSALPHSKEQSAVAFTTTAGGLQDEATAGRPTAAVINLKWRPLKGMSALQNLSVPPVTVKNIQNQESQTLNPQGVRMEIKSKSRVRPGSLFDEVRKTARLNQRPRNQESSSEERSPSVGKTTRSPKKSRSVSRKSRSVSSHRSRSRGWSHSYSRSRSRSRSSSFSSRSRSRSRRRRGRGRSRSRSSTYRSYRSHSRTYSRSHSRSRSYNRRRRSRSESYDSYSSRSRSVSRRRGRRRSDSYRSSDRRSRSYRSSSRSSSRRRSHSRSSRYS, encoded by the exons ATGGGGGTGAAAGACCGCCCTCAGTGTTACTTTGATGTGGAGCTCAACCGGGAGCCAG ttgggCGCATAGTCTTTCAACTTTTCTCGGATGTTTGTCCCAAGACAAGCAAAAACTTTCTCTGTTTGTGCACTG GTGAAAGGGGAATTGggaaaatcacaggaaaaaagctGTGCTACAAAGGCTCCACATTTCATAGAGTTGTAAAAAACTTTATGATTCAGGGAGGCGACTTCACCGAAG GaaatggaagaggaggagagtcCATATATGGCGGCTACTTTGAAG ATGAGAACTTCACTCTCAAACACGACAGAGCCTTCCTATTGTCGATGGCCAACCGTGGGAAGGACACTAACGGTTCACAGTTTTTCAT CACCACTAAGATGGCACCTCACCTAGACGG AGTCCACGTCGTCTTTGGTCTAGTCATCTCCGGCTTTGAAGTGATAAAGAAGATTGAGGGGCTAAAGACTGATTCAGCTAGCAGACCCTATGCTGATGTGAGAGTGATGGACTGTGGACAGCTGATCATCAAGTCTGCCAATGATG TGCTTGAAGGCAAACGGAAAAGAGCCTCCCATTCTGCTGACTCGTCCCTCAACTCTCATGACTCGTCCTCTCAGTTGTCCACTTCAATGGAGTCTGAAAGTGAATCGGATGAAAAGCACAAACATTACAAGCACAAGAGACAAGCAAAGAGTAAACGCTCTAAAAGGAAAAGAAGGGAAtcaaagaaggagaagaacatGGATGTTTTGCCTTCGACGCAGTG TCCTGTGGAAAGAGAGATGCTGGAGGGAGAGAATGAAatagaagaagagaaggagcaGGGTGGCAAGAGAGAGAAGCCTGTTGTTCGGCCAGAGGAAATCCCACCAGTGCCAGAGAATCGCTTCCTGCTGCGGCGGGGTATGCCAGCTCAGGaagataaaacagaaat AGTCGAGAAAGAAGAAGTTACTCTTTCAGCTGACCAGAAACCAGCAGTGTCGAAGTCTGGACGGAAGATAAGAGGCAGAGGAACAATC AGATATCACACTCCCACAAGGTCTAAATCACGCTCTGCATCTGTGGAGGAGCGTGGAAGCAGTGAAACTCCACCACACTGGAAGGAAGAAATGAAGAGAACTCACATTTATCAACCCCCGAGCATGGAGAAGTGGAGCAAAGGAGACAA ATGGGACAACAGAAGTGACTCTGCATGGTCCCGGTCTGCTGAACACTCCTCAGACTGCAGCTCTGAGAGATCCAGCCAGCATCGCcagcagaaaaaagacaagaagaaagccaaacacaagaagaaatccaaacacaaaaagaaggcCAAGAAGAAGAGTTTGAAGAGCAAACTTCAAGAATCTTACCTCTCAGATGGTGAAAGGTCAGTGTCTTCAGGAAGAAAGTCTAGAAGGTCCCGTTCTCCAACTCATTCTTCTTCTAATCTGCATCATTCGTCAACCAGAAGGAGACGGCGGTCACTGTCTCTCAGAGACTCACGGTCTTACTCTAGGTCCTACACATCCAGTCAGTCCAGATCTCAAGGGAGGTCCAGGTCTTACTCAAGATCCAGAAGCCTTTCCAGGTCTAGAAGTCGATCTTATACTAGATCTAGATCTCACTCTTATTCGAAATCCCGGTCAAGATCCAGGTCAAGGTCCAGGTACAGATCAAGATCATTGTCACCATCCAGAAAAAGGAGTTTATCTAGATCTccaaagacaagaaaaacaggCAAGCCCAAACCAGACGTTATGAGCAATGCTCCTGAGAAGCTTCCAGAGAGCAAAGTTACACCTGTCCCCAGACTGCCAACAGTCCCAGCTCCTGAAAGTGTCCCTGTCATCCCTCTGAGCGACAGTCCTCCTCCATCACGCTGGAAACCAGGTCAAAAACCCTGGAAGCCCTCCTACATCCATATTCAGGAAATTAAAGCTAAAGTAGCCCCTAGTATCGTTTCTTCTACTGGACAAGCAGTTGACGGTGttacagaaaaagctcagactTCTGTTTCACCAAAGGCTCTGCCGGCTGATTCTGAAAGCAGCAAAGCACACAAAGCTGCACGATGCTCACGTAGCAGGTCATCCAGAAGCAGGTCTTACAGCCGTTCGTATAGCCGGTCAAGGAGTAGAAGTTAcagcaggtccaggtccagatcTGCCCATCATTACAAGAGCAGGTCGTCCTCCTACAGCAGGTCAGACTCTGAAAACTCCCAGAAAACAAGTAGCAACAAGAATAATTCATTAGACAAGGAATGGAAAGAGTACTACAGTTCTCTGAAGAGGATAAAAAATTTAGATAAGTACATTTCACTCACCAGTAGTCAAGATGCTCACTCCACATCAGAGAACAGGACAGGCAGTGAGCGTAGTCCCGATATCAGTGTCTCAAGGAGAAGTGAGTCTATGGAGAAAGTAAAAGAGAAAAGCAGCTCAAGGGATGCTGAGACAAAACAGTGTAATTCAGTGCCCGCTGAGAGCTTTAATAGGTCTGAATGGGATAGTGACAGTGATAAAGTGAGCCAAAGCAACAGTGctgttccattaaaaaaacagaagcaagcTGCACAGTCCAGTGGAAGCCTTCACAAGAAGTTGTCTGCTGGTACTGGATGGAATTCAGAAAGTGATTCTGAAAATATAACAGCCAAGGCATTAGCAATatctgaaaaagaagaaggggAGGCTAGTTCAGAGTCTGATTACGAGACTTCCAGAAAGACATCAGAGGCAGTTAACGCTCCAGGAATCACTGGTCTGTCAGGGAAAAGTCCTGAGAAGGCTGCAGAGCCAGAGAAACACAAGAGTAAGAAGAAAGGTAAGCGTAAACATAAACGTAAGAGGAGAGGTGAGAATAAATCCAGTTCCCATCACAGTAAGGACAAAGGAAAGAAATCTAAGAGAAAACATCAGAAGCTGAAGGAGACTTTTCACTGGCAGCCACCTTTAGAGTttggagaagaagaggaagaagatgaatcCAAAAGGGAGAAACATAGTCCCATTAGAGCTGTTAAACGAAATCTTGGTGTAGATACCAGGAATAAAAGTGACCAAGATTTAACCTGTTTAAACAAGAATCCTacgaaagaagaagaaaggggaCAACAGAGGGCAAAAGATCGTatcaacaaaaatgcaaaacacaccGAATCTAATCAAGAATCATCCAACAGGAACAGTGCTAGCAGTTCTAACTTGTCGAGCATCAAAGAGCAAGAGTCATTGGATGATATGGATATTTGTACCCCGGAGCATGACGCCGAAACTGTTGAACCCCCAGACACACATGATTCTGGTTTAACCCTAAAATCTACCTCAAAGTCTTCAGATACGGCACGTTATGATAGTGCTTTACCTCATAGCAAGGAACAGTCCGCTGTTGCTTTCACAACAACAGCTGGCGGACTACAAGATGAAGCAACCGCTGGCAGACCTACTGCCgctgtaattaatttaaaatggaGGCCACTGAAAGGAATGTCAGCGCTACAGAATCTAAGCGTGCCACCTGTCACtgtgaaaaacatccaaaatcaaGAGAGCCAGACCCTCAACCCACAGGGAGTGAGAATGGAGATAAAAAGTAAAAGCCGGGTCCGACCGGGATCTCTGTTCGATGAGGTTCGTAAGACTGCACGGCTCAACCAGAGGCCAAGAAACCAGGAGAGCTCAAGCGAGGAAAGATCTCCCTCCGTGGGAAAGACCACACGATCCCCAAAGAAGTCCAGGTCTGTTTCCAGAAAGTCTCGCTCTGTTTCCAGTCACCGGTCACGCTCCAGAGGGTGGTCGCACTCCTACAGCAGGTCCAGAAGTAGATCCCGcagctccagcttctcctccag GAGTCGTAGCAGGAGTCGGAGGAGACGAGGGAGAGGACGATCTCGCTCTCGCAGCAGCACATATCGAAGTTACAGGAGTCACAG TAGGACGTACAGTAGAAGTCATTCCAGAAGTCGCTCATATAATCGCCGAAGGAGGTCCAG GTCAGAGTCGTACGACAGCTATTCCAGTCGGAGTCGGAGTGTGAGCAGGAGACGAGGGCGTAGACGAAGTGACAGCTACAGGAGCTCAGACCGCCGATCCCG